ACTACGACGCCCTCTTTGCCGAGAAGCTGGACATGCTGCTGAAACTCCGCCAGAGCGAACGCCTGACCTGGTCGGGAACATTCCGGGCGCCGATCGCCAATTTGGGCGTCTATCCCCGGCCGGTGCAGCAGCCCCTGCCGGTGTGGATCGCCGTCGGCGGCACACCAGCCTCGGTGGTGCGGGCCGGGAGCCTGGGCTTGCCCCTGGCCCTGGCCATCATCGGCGGCCTGCCCGAACGTTTCCAGCCGCTGGCCGACCTCTATCGCCAGGCCGGCCGTCGCGCCGGCCACCCCCCCGACCGGCTGCGGCTCAGCATCAATTCCCACGGCTTCATCGGCGACGACGGCGACCGGGCCGCCGACGAGTACTTCCCCAGCCTGTCGGTAGTGATGAACAAGATCGGGCGCGAGCGGGGTTGGGCGCCCTTCAGCCGCCAGCAGTTCGACTTCTCGCGCACCCTGCGCGGCTCCGACTTCATCGGCAGCCCGGATGAGATCATCGCCAAAATCCTCTTCCAACACGAGCTCTTCGGCCACGACCGCTTTCTGATCCAACTCGGCGTGGGCAGCCTCGCCCACGACACGACCATGCGGGCGATCGAACTGCTGGGGACGCGCATCGCCCCGGTGGTACGCGAGGAAATCCGGCGGCGGATCGGCGGCTAAATCAGCCCGCGTGCAACCATTTCTCCACCCAGGCCGCATCCATCCGCTGGAGTCGCGCTTTTTTCAGATTCTCGCGCATGACCCATTGGATATCACGGTTTGGGTTGGTCAGCCATTTCCCCATCAGCGGTTTGCCGTCGGCAGGCAAGGCGGCCACAGCCACGCTCCAACAGTAGCCCAGCCCCTTGCGCAATGCCAGCAGATCTTCAGAAGAATGCGGGCGATCCACCGTCAAGAAGACGGTGATCAGGTCGAGAAGCGCCAGGGCGGCGGCGGCATGGCGGGGTTGAGCCAACAAGCGTGGCTCGCAGATGGCTGCCGCTGCCGCCCGTTGTTCCAGCGGCGTTCCCTGCGCCCAGCTCTGCATCGCGGCCAACAGACGATCCATATCCGCGTCGCCCAGCCGCTGCAAGGCCATCGCCACACCTTCGCGCAGCCGCCAGCGCGGGTCCGCAGCACAACGGCGGAGCGTTTGCAGATGTTCGTCTTCACCCTCGGCCAGCAGCCGCCCCAACCCGACGACGCCGCAGAAAGCCAGGAATTCGTAGGGCGAATTGGTGGGGGCAAGGTCGGCGGTGTAGGTCAGATAACGCCGAAAGAGGGGCAAATCTCCCTCATCCGCCACTACCTGGGCCAGTTCGAGGTTCCCGCGCGGCCCCGGCAGCCCCGATTCCTGCAAGAGATAGGCATCCCACGAGTCGAGCGTATGCAGTTTGCGGCGATAGTCGTCGGCCTTGCTCATGAGCCACTCCGGTCAGGGCATCGGCTTGTCGAGAGAGAAACCCAGAAAGGCGGCATAGGTCTCCGCCGCCTGCACATAGGCCTGGTGCTGCCAGCGGTTGGGCGGGCGGAACCAGGCGGGCGAGACCACAACCGCCGTCTTTTTCAGCGTCCTTTTCCACACGCCCACCACCTGGCCATCGATGACGATGGCCGGGTTCAGAAGGCCGCCGCCAGCGTTGATCGCTTTGACGAAGGCGGGGTCGAGCACGGCGTCACGGTTTTTGTAGCCGACCAGGTACTCATCGAAGGCTGGAAGCAACACGGGCGGGAGCAGAGCGGCGGGCGGGGGCGCGGAGGCCGATCTCCAGGTGGTCTGGCCGCCGATGACCTCAGAAGACAGGTGCGAGCGGGCGCTCTCGACGCCTGCCCTGGCCTCGGCCAGCGTCAGCCCGGCCCACCAACTGAAGTCCGCCAGCGCCGCCGGGCCGTGACTGCTGAAGTAGCGCCGGGAAAGCTCGGCCAGGGCTTCGTCGCGAGGCCTGGTCGGTGTGGGCGGCAGCCACTCATCCAACAGCACAAAGCGCTGCTGCTTGCCCTCGCGGACGCCAAAGCACAACAGCCCTTCTTGCGCCAGCCGCCCC
The DNA window shown above is from Caldilineales bacterium and carries:
- a CDS encoding LLM class flavin-dependent oxidoreductase yields the protein MSTPPHFEIGVYSFVELTPDPRTGALISPAERMQNLLETIVLADQVGLDVYGIGEHHRPDFVSSAPAVILAAAAARTSAIRLTSAVTVLSSDDPVRVFQDFATLDLLSAGRAEIMAGRGSFIESFPLFGYDLKDYDALFAEKLDMLLKLRQSERLTWSGTFRAPIANLGVYPRPVQQPLPVWIAVGGTPASVVRAGSLGLPLALAIIGGLPERFQPLADLYRQAGRRAGHPPDRLRLSINSHGFIGDDGDRAADEYFPSLSVVMNKIGRERGWAPFSRQQFDFSRTLRGSDFIGSPDEIIAKILFQHELFGHDRFLIQLGVGSLAHDTTMRAIELLGTRIAPVVREEIRRRIGG
- a CDS encoding winged helix DNA-binding domain-containing protein, which gives rise to MIAHHRFNSHHLASVGFRQPEEVVRWMGMVQAQDYLAALWAVGVRMEEASEAAVEQALVERRLVRTWPARGTLHLAAAEDVRWLLALLTPRAIAAAAGRHRQLGLEEADFARARDLLIAALQGGRQLRREALYGVLEAGGIATAGQRGIHVLGRLAQEGLLCFGVREGKQQRFVLLDEWLPPTPTRPRDEALAELSRRYFSSHGPAALADFSWWAGLTLAEARAGVESARSHLSSEVIGGQTTWRSASAPPPAALLPPVLLPAFDEYLVGYKNRDAVLDPAFVKAINAGGGLLNPAIVIDGQVVGVWKRTLKKTAVVVSPAWFRPPNRWQHQAYVQAAETYAAFLGFSLDKPMP